In Pseudomonas coleopterorum, the genomic window ATGCTGCTGATGCCCTTTCTGGCCGAGGTCAGCCTGAACGTGGTGCAGCGGTTTTCCGCAAGCAAGTTCTGGGCGCAGTGCGTGCAAGTGCAGGCCACGCAATTGCATTATCTGGGCGGGATCATCGATATCCTCATGCAGCAACCCGAACAGCAGTGGCCTGCCCACCATGCTCTGCGCACCCTGTGGGGCGCGGGTGTCAGCCTGGCCAACTGGGCGGCGATCGAGCAGCGTTTCGGCTGCAAGCTGCGCGAATGCTATGGCATGACCGAATGTTCCAGCTTCGCCACCTTGAACCGCACCGGCAAGCCCGGCTCGATCGGCCGCGCCTTGCCATGGCTGAGCCTGGAACTGCTGGACTCCTACGGCAAGCCCGTCGAAGTCGGGCAATTGGGCGAAATCGTACTCGCCAGCGAGGTCGACGGCGTCTTTCTGCCCGGCTACCTCGACAACCCGGAAGCGACGGCCAGCGCCTTGCGCGAAGGCCGCCTGTTCACCGGAGACATGGCTCGCATGGATGCCGAGGGCGACCTGTTCTTCGTCGGTCGTCGTACCGACAGCATGCGCGTGCGTGGCGAGAACGTGTCTGCCTGGGAGGTGGAGCGGGTGTTCAGTGGGCATCCAGCGGTGCAGGCCTGCGCCGCGATCGGGGTCGAGTCGACGGTCGGCGAGCAGGAAATCCTGCTGTACGTGCAACTGCAGACCGATACCCCCTCGGACTGGCCAGCCATGCTCGAATGGGCCGCTCGCCGGTGCGCCTCCTATCAATTGCCACGCTACTACCGGCAAGTGGAGAGGTTCGAGTTGACCCCCAGCGAACGCATTAAGAAACACTTGCTGCCCAAGGACGCCAGCCTGGCCTGGGACAGCCGCAGTTGAATGCGGGACCAGGCCCGACGTGCACAGTAACGTTCTAGTGAATAGCGATAGAAAGTACCAGGCATCTGCCGGATAATCGGTTTTTTCACCACTGTGTTGCGTTCATGGCCCGTACCCCGAAGACCCCACCTGCCGATCCCACGGCCTCCTCGCTCTACGTGCAGTCCGTCGACAAGGCCATGAAAGTGCTCATGGCCTTCGACGGCAGCCAGCGCCAGTTGTCGCTGTCCGACATCGCCGCACTGACCGGCATGGACCTCAGCGCTGCCCAGCGCTTCACCCACACCCTGGCGACCTTGGGCTATCTGAACAAGGACAGCAGCAAGAAGTACGAGCTGTCGCCGCGGCTGCTGGATTTCACCTATCACTACCTGACGTCCAGCGAACTGGTGACCCGCGCCG contains:
- a CDS encoding AMP-binding protein, with the protein product MHPYTRFFPHRISQDQLTTAPLIHAGLMIDDDAVRVTFEGRSLTTRELRQRVAALQQVLAERGLRAGHRVAVMLGNSDDQIVLIYALILSGLVWIPINTKLRGPGLDYPFEHARPDLVVGDAEFAERLASSAAGELDCVDITTLHEQALACPAAPLRLEDSATEATLCVIYTSGTTGAPKGVVFTHRMLRIASEAVLQVADVKAGDRLLLWEPLCHIGGAQMLLMPFLAEVSLNVVQRFSASKFWAQCVQVQATQLHYLGGIIDILMQQPEQQWPAHHALRTLWGAGVSLANWAAIEQRFGCKLRECYGMTECSSFATLNRTGKPGSIGRALPWLSLELLDSYGKPVEVGQLGEIVLASEVDGVFLPGYLDNPEATASALREGRLFTGDMARMDAEGDLFFVGRRTDSMRVRGENVSAWEVERVFSGHPAVQACAAIGVESTVGEQEILLYVQLQTDTPSDWPAMLEWAARRCASYQLPRYYRQVERFELTPSERIKKHLLPKDASLAWDSRS